TCTCTACACCAATTTGATTACTAACAGTTAATGCAACTTTTAAGCTTCCAAAGTTTAAGGTATCTTGATGACCAGGTTCAAACCTTCCTAAAAAACTATTATCCTGTTGTTTGTATTTACCAAAGCTAGAGTTAAAACCAATAGTTTTAGGAAAGACCTTATTAGGCACCTCATCTTTAAATAATAAAAATCCGTTACCATAACCCGCATTAAGCCATTTGTATGCACTGGCGCCCAAAACATCAATTCCAGAATCTTTAAAATTAAAAGACTCAGTACCGCAGTATTGAGTACCATCTGCTACAAATAAAGTTTCAGGATATTGCGCTTTTAAAGTATTTATAACTTGTAAGTCTATTTTTATACCAGAAATATATTGCACAATACTAAATGCAAACACGTCTGGTTGTTGGCGCTTAAATTCGGCTATTAAATCTTGTTCTAAATTTGCTGAAATAGAAATATAGTTTCTTTTGAAATCTCTAGTTTCAATAGGCCAATTTATTGAAGGATAATCACCTTTTAAAAGCAAAAACAAACTCTTGTTTGGCAACCCTTCTAAAAAGGTATTAAAACCTAGAGAGAAATTTTGAACCAAAGCTATTTGATTGGGCTCACAAGTAAAAAAACTACCAACTGCTTCTCTTGTTTGTGAGAGCATTTCACTTTGATAGTCTTTAAATTTACTACCATATTTAAAGAACTGCTCATCATGATCTTTTCTAAAATCTAAGACAGATTTAGAGAGTAACCCAGATGCTGCTGTATTTAAGTAAGTAGTGGTCTTTAGTATGGGAAATTCAGCTTCTATCCTATTTTTCATTATATCTAAGGTAAAAATTGGTACATTTGAGTAGTGTTATAAAAGTACTCATAATATGTTTTCTAAAAATACCAAATCTAAAGACTTAGACAGAGATCAACGCGAGCTTTTTGAACATGCTCAAGATCGCATAAAACAGAAAAAAAGACTTACACAACACTTTGTTATTTTCTTAGCAGGCTCTATTTTACTTATAGTTATTAATGTGGTATTGGGCTATGGAAAAGATGTAAAGCTTTTTGGAGCAGATTGGTTTGTATGGGCTATTTTACTCTGGACATTCTTCTTCTTGGTTCACGCACTAAACGTTGTAATTACCAACAAGTTTATGGGTAAAGATTGGGAGCAAAAACAAATGGATAAATTAGTAGAAAAGCAAAAGAAAAAGATTGAAGAAATGCGCCAAAAGGTTGCTGTAGATATGCCTGTTCCAGAAAAAAAAAGCAATCTTCAAAACCAGAGGCCTACAGATCCCAACCTACCACTAAACTCATAACGAATCCTATGCTTACCATGATTGCTGCTGCAGCAGAAAATAATGCCTTAGGTAAAGACGGCGACTTAGTTTGGCACTTGCCAGACGACTTTAAAAGATTTAAAAAACTTACAACTGGCCATCACATTATTATGGGCAGGAAAACCTTTGAGTCTTTTCCTAAACCTTTACCAAACCGAACTCATATTGTAATTACTAGAAACAGAGATTACACTAAAGAAGGCTGTATTGTTGTTCATAATTTAGAAGATGCCTTAAAAATTGCCGAAGAAGACACACAGCCATTTATTATTGGTGGCGGAGAAATTTATAAACTTGCTCTAAATGCTTCTGAAAAAATTGAACTTACAAGAGTTCATGATACGTTTGAAGCAGATGCCTTTTTTCCAGAAATAGATCTTTCTAAATGGGAGCTCATGAACGAAGAGTTTCACGAAATAGATGAACGCCACAGCGTTTCATTTACATACCTTACTTATGTTAAGAAAACAGCTTCTTAACAATCCTTAACACTCATTAGAAATCATTTAGCAGGTTAAATACTACACAAGTTAGTCATCCTAAGTATCTTTAGTTAAAAAGATACTATTATGAGCAATACACAAGAGTTTGACAAAGACACCAAAGCTAAATTTAAAAATCTAGTCACGGAGATAACAGTAGCCATGATGGCTACAAAACTAGGAGAAACACCGCTTCATATTGTTCCTATGATGACTAAAAAGGTAGACGACTTAGGTAATATCTGGTTTTTAAGTGGTGGTCATAGTGATCATAATGGGCATATTGTAAATAACCCAAAAACACAGTTGGTATATAGTGATCCAAAGCAAATGGAATTTATAAGCGTCTATGGTAATGCTTTTATCTCTACA
This region of Croceibacter atlanticus HTCC2559 genomic DNA includes:
- a CDS encoding dihydrofolate reductase, whose protein sequence is MLTMIAAAAENNALGKDGDLVWHLPDDFKRFKKLTTGHHIIMGRKTFESFPKPLPNRTHIVITRNRDYTKEGCIVVHNLEDALKIAEEDTQPFIIGGGEIYKLALNASEKIELTRVHDTFEADAFFPEIDLSKWELMNEEFHEIDERHSVSFTYLTYVKKTAS
- a CDS encoding aminotransferase class V-fold PLP-dependent enzyme encodes the protein MKNRIEAEFPILKTTTYLNTAASGLLSKSVLDFRKDHDEQFFKYGSKFKDYQSEMLSQTREAVGSFFTCEPNQIALVQNFSLGFNTFLEGLPNKSLFLLLKGDYPSINWPIETRDFKRNYISISANLEQDLIAEFKRQQPDVFAFSIVQYISGIKIDLQVINTLKAQYPETLFVADGTQYCGTESFNFKDSGIDVLGASAYKWLNAGYGNGFLLFKDEVPNKVFPKTIGFNSSFGKYKQQDNSFLGRFEPGHQDTLNFGSLKVALTVSNQIGVENIERSIKVLSTSAKHQFEKHHLLDEAVLKRNAHSSIFNIKGDDKLYNTLIKNEILCSQRGNGIRVSFNYFNTEEDLEKLMSVITATL
- a CDS encoding pyridoxamine 5'-phosphate oxidase family protein, translating into MSNTQEFDKDTKAKFKNLVTEITVAMMATKLGETPLHIVPMMTKKVDDLGNIWFLSGGHSDHNGHIVNNPKTQLVYSDPKQMEFISVYGNAFISTDQSILEDLYSKDDDRWFDGVTDPNLTAIKFTPKEAEFWDSTQNKYINLFKVRATSSAES
- a CDS encoding 2TM domain-containing protein, with product MFSKNTKSKDLDRDQRELFEHAQDRIKQKKRLTQHFVIFLAGSILLIVINVVLGYGKDVKLFGADWFVWAILLWTFFFLVHALNVVITNKFMGKDWEQKQMDKLVEKQKKKIEEMRQKVAVDMPVPEKKSNLQNQRPTDPNLPLNS